The nucleotide window GGCATGGGCGTTAACTTGAGTGTGACGATGGGACTGAACAAAGAACAAAGATATATGATTTTTGAGATGAGAATTGTCGTTTAGGCGGCGCAGGCTGAACCCCCTTAGGGGTTTACTTCAAACAGGCAATTTTAAGTCAAAAAGGCCACTTGTTTCCATTTTAAGGAAATAAGTGGCCTTTTTGCGTTTTAGACACAAAAAATAATGCCAATTTCTTGGCATTCAGGAAGGTTTATACTCACTCACCATAGTTAGCATAGCACAAATCCTTCCTGAATGTCAAGCCTACTTTGACATTTTTTAAAAACATTCAGGAGGGATTTGAATGATACTGCCTTCTTAATTATACAAGAGTTAGGACGGCTAGGTGCAACTGATCAAGAAATTATTAAAGTTGTTAATGAATGGAATCAAAAAGTAATCGAACGTGGAGGTACTAAGTACCTGAGATCTTCTGACATATATGGAAAAATTAGGAGGCATAAAAAGGGAGACCGTAGACCAGGTTGTAACCATTGGTTGTCGAGGGCGATATGCGTTGGTAAAGATGTTTGCATGTATTACCAAAAAATTAGTAAAAGATACTAAGCCTATGCCACCAGTATAAAGCTAAAGATAGGGAAAGCCAGAAGTAACCAGGCAACAGAGAATCCAAAGAGTTATTCCGATCCCCAAACCGTAATTGTAACCAAAACGTGTAACCAAAACGTGTACTAATCCAAAACAAAAACAAACCCTAGCGTAGAATATACACCTAAACGTAAAATACCCTATAGAATTACTCCCACGAGCAGGATATGTACCTTCGGCACATATCCTGCTCTGCCCGATCCCGCCCTCCCAACATACCCCTGTTGTATATACTACATTGAGGATCAATTTTGATCCAAGGTCTGGATCAAAATTGATCCTGGAAGGGAGGGTTCAGGGTGACAACGCTCGCCAAATATAAGTTTTCGTAAACAAAAACCGCTCCGGCGGGGCCACCCTGCCCCGCCATTTCAAACACCTTTAAAAAAATGTCCAAAACTCATTGACAAAAGTTTACGACTTAGGATAAATTTGCAAATTTATCGGATGTGTGCTAGGATATGAATGGGAGGTGAGACAGTGGACAGAGTAAACGTAGAGATTAAGCCGGAAATATGGAGAAAGGTTGGGATTTTAGCGGCTATTTTGGGAAAACAAAAGAAACAAGTGGTAAATGAAGCCTTACGGCGATTTTTAGACACTTACGTATCTCGGTTTCCTCCGGCGCCGGAGGAAACGAGACCGTCAAAAAGACTGAAACGAAAGGAGAATGAACATGAAGAAGAAAATCGTGATGCTGGTAGTAACCATTCTGGCTCTGGCCCTTGCGGGAGCAACGGCCTGGGCAGGTAGTAACTCCAACGTTAGGGTTTTAGTTGACGGCAGGGAAATTCACCCTGACGTGCCCGCGTATATCAACGAAAACAACCGCACCATGATCCCATACCGGGCTGTTTCGGAAGCGTTGGGTGCAACGGTGGACTGGAATGAGGCCGATCGGAGCGTTACCGTCTGGTATGAAGGGAGAACCGTAGTAGTCTGGATCGGAAAAAACACTTATACGGTTAATGGCCAGCAGAAGGTCATGGACACCGTGCCCGTAATCAAAAATGATCGCACCATGATTCCTTTGCGAGCGGTCGCCGAAGGGTTGGGGTGCAGGGTTGAGTGGTCGCAAAGGGACTGGACGGTATATGTAATAAGTAGTAAAGCACTAACAGGAACTCCTGCTGGAGAAATTTTAGGTGGTAATACTTTGGTAAATAGTTATACAGGTACATGGCCAGTTCGTACACCAACCTCGCTACCGTTTACCACCTTACAATATGGCTTAACCATTTATGATTACCAAATAAAAGATCGAACGGTAGATGTTCGTATGTCTACTTTTAATAGTGAAGTATTGATGATTAAGAAAAAAGATGGAACATGGTATAATTCTGCACCAAGTAAAGAGGCATACGCTGGAGCTTATACTATTAACCCAGACGGTACAGTTACGGTACATTATCCTTTGTATCATCTAGATTTAAGTTGTAATCCACAGGACATCGCGGAAATGTATATAGGTACTTATGGCGAATTTGTTAAGCTACCATAGGAGGACACCTAGATGTTAAAAAAGAAAAAGGTCCTCTTTTATTTTCTTACCCTTCTGGGTTGCCCAATGATACTGCGTCTGTTTACGGTTTCTATTTAAAAAAATAAGGGGTGTAGATCGTAAAATAGAATTGACCCTAGATCGTCAAATAAAACTGACCCACCTAATCTTGTGATAAAATCCCCCCTGAGAGGGGGAGGAACAAGAGGTGGTCAGCATGTACAAATGGCAGCGCATCAAGGCACTGCATGCTCAAGGGGTCGGCATCAGGCAAATAGCCAGGGATGTTGGGGTGTCCAGGAATACCGTCAGGAAGTACCTGAAAGAAGCCGGCCCGCCCCAGTTTAAAGCTAGGGAGTACGTTAAAGAACTGGACAAGTTTCTGGAAGAAATCAAGATTATGCTTGCCAAGGGATATATCGGCACAAGGATTTACAAAGAACTGAAAGATAAGGGCTATCAAGGCTCCCTAGCCAGCGTCCACCGTTATCTTAGGTCCATAAAGGCAGAAGATAATGCAGCTAAATTAGCTACCACCCGGGTGGAAACCGGCCCGGGTAAGCAGATGCAGTACGATTGGAAGGTGTGGACGTTACCGGTAGACGGGAAGCCCCTGAAAATATATCTCCACGAGGTGGTCTTATCCTTTAGCCGGATGAAATTTTATACCTTCTCTTTAAGCATCACCACCGCCGACGTGATCCGGGTTCTGGTTGAGGCCATTGACTTCTTCGGCGGTTATGCCCCGGAGTTGGTGATAGACAACGGCAAGCAAATGGTCATCACCCACCAAAAAGACGGTATCGTCCGGTACAATGATGAGTTCCTCAAATTCTGCGGGCTATATGGCATCCAGCCTTCGGCTTGCGCCAACTACCGTGCCCGGACCAAGGGAAAGGTGGAACGCCCCTTTTACTATGTCCAGGAACACCTGCTACGGGGCCTGGAGGTGGGGGACTTGAACGAATTCGCTGTAAAGCTTTCCGAGTTCCAGGAAGCCTACAACAAGAGGCCCCACAGCAGCTTAGGCCGACCGCCGGAGGAGATGTTTGCCGAGGAAAAAGGATGCCTTCTCCAAATACCTGCTGTCGAACCGGCCTTCTTACACCATAAAGAACCCCGGAAGGTGAGCAATGACGGCTATATATCCCATGACGGCAATCTCTACCCCGTACCTATGCGCTACTGCTTAAGGAGGGTGTGGGTCGAAAACATCTACGGCCGGCGCCTGAAGGTATATGACGAGGCAGGTGCGCTTTTAGGGGAGTTCGACCTTGACCTTAAAAAACAAACCGCCCGTCCCCTTCACCCCGAACACGAAACCATCAACCGTCAATACCAGGAAAAGAAACTGAAACTGCGCTCGGCCCTGGTGGAGAAGTTTATCAGCGCCTTCGGCGAAGACGGCCAAAGGTATCTGGAAGGCCTGCGTGATAAGAACGGGGCCAACCTGTACTGGCACCTGGCAGAAATCTTAAGCTACCAAGACATATACAACCGGGAAGATATCATAGCAGCCATCAAAGAATGCTTGAAAATCGGCTCTTATCACAAAAACAGCGTAAAAAGGCTCTTAGAGCAGAAAGCAGTCGCCCCGCTTTCTTATACTTGTGACCCCGCAAGTGTCAATATGCCGCCAGGTAAAATCAAACGGGACCTCTCCTGTTATGCCCTAAAGGAGAGCGAGGTGGCGGCAGTATCATGAGCAACAAATTAACCTGTTATCTGGAAAATCAGATGCAGGCCTTAAAACTAAAGGGGATGCTCGCCCATTACCAGGAGGTAACAGAGAAGGCTTCGCAAAACAACCTCTCTTATACCGAATACCTCTCCCTCCTCTTTGAAGAGGAGTTAAAAAGGAAAAACGAAGGCACGGTCAAGACGAAAATCAATAAAGCACGTTTCCCCTTTATCAAAACCCTGGAGGAATTTGACTTTAGCTTTCAACCATCCATCCGGGAAAAAGAAATTATCGCTTTAGGCTCCCTGGATTTTGTGGAGAAAAAGGAGAATATCATCTTCCTGGGTCCCCCTGGGGTCGGCAAGACGCATCTGTCAGTGGCCTTAGGTATCAAGGCCTGCATGGCTAAATATCGGGTAGCATTTATCACGGCCCAGAAGCTTTTAGAAGAACTACTTTTGAGCGCCAAAGACGGCAGCCTCCTCGACAAGCTGCTGAGTTACTCCCGGCTGAACCTTTTAATCATCGACGAACTCGGCTACATGCCCGTAACTAAAGAACAGGCCAACCTCCTCTTCCGCCTGGTCTCCATGCGTTACGAGAAGGGGAGCATTATCCTGACCAGCAACTATAACTTCAACGAATGGGGGGAGATATTTTCCGACCAAGTGGTGGCTGCGGCCATAATTGACCGGCTTGTGCATCACGCCCGCATTTTCTATATTAACGGCACTAGCTACCGGCTCAAAGGTAAACTGAAAGCAGCCAACGACCGTTAATTCGGCAGCGAGACTATACCTTCATTCCCTTTGGCGCATGACTTGAAGCTTATTATTTTTGTTCCCAAGTGGGTCAATTTTATTTGCACATAGTGGGTCAATTCTATTGACAATCAACAAGGGGAGCCCCCCAGCAAAAAAGTTTAGGACATAACGAAGCAGCCTATAAAGAAGTAAGCGAAGCCCTTATAAAAGGAGACTGGGCTGAAGTAGACAAGGCACTGTCAGCAGCCGAACGAAAGAGCAAAGGAGTTGAGCGTCAGCGAATAACAAAACTACGTCATTATCTAAAAAACAACTGGGAAGGGATCTGTCAGACAAAAGCAACCGAAAGACTGGGAGCGATAGAAGGGCAGGTATTCCACCACATAGCCCGGAGAATGAAACGGCATGGAGCACGTTGGAGTAATAAAGGTGCCGACCATCTCGCGCGCCTGTTGGCGGCCCGTGCCAACGGTGAATTGAAGGAAGCGGTCCGGCTGTTCTGGCAGGCACAACCCGAAACGATCCGTCAGGCTGTTGGAGATAAACCCATACGAACCGAAGGCCGGAAGCACGGCCAAGATCCAGAAGAATGGTTACGGGCCAGTGTACCGGCACTGTATGGTCCAGCATCAGGTGAGCCATGGGTAAAATATGTACTCCGTGTTCTTGCAAAGGAACTACCAAATATTGCTTAAATTAGGTTATATTTCTTCTTGCTTTTCTGTGTAGGGGCTCCTACTGAATCTTGACACGCACGGTTCAGTTCCGCCTCATGTCAATCCCCTGCTGGGTGTGGTATAATACAGCTACATGAGGATGAACCCGTGCCGGATAAAAGAGAGCCCCACCATTCCCACGACAAAGGATACAAGCAGCTTTTCTCCAGCAAGCGGGCATTTCTGGAATTGCTCAAAACCTTTGTCCATGAGGAATGGACGAAAGACATAGATGAAGATAGCCTGGTACGGGTGGAGAAATCCTACATTCTGCAGGACTTTAGCGAGAAAGAAGCAGATATCGTCTACCGTCTGAAGACGAAAGGTAACGACGTGATATTCTATGTTCTGCTGGAACTGCAGTCCACGGTGAACTACCTGATGCCCTTCCGGCTGCTGCTGTACATGGTAGAGATATGGCGGGACATTTACAACAACACGCCGGAGGGCGAGCGGGAGCGCAAGGGATTCCGGCTGCCCGCCGTCGTCCCGGCGGTACTGTACAACGGGGCGAACAACTGGACCGCCGCCCTGCACTTCAAAGAAATACTGGCCGGGTACCGGCAATTTGAGGAGCACGTATTAGACTTCCGGTACATCCTATTTGACATAAACAGGTACGATGTAGAAGAACTTTACCAGGCGGCCAACCTGGTTGCCAGCATATTTGCGCTGGACCAGAAGATGGACGCGGGAGAATTGATCAGGCGGCTGCGGAAGCTGGCCGGCGGGCTGAAGAACCTGGGCCGGGATGAATTCAGGCAATTTGCCACCTGGCTTTCCCATGTATTCAAAGCCAGGCTGCCGGAGCCGGTACAGGAAAAGGTTGACAGGATTATTGGCGAAGTCAATCCGTGGGAGGTGGAAAAGATGATTACGAACCTGGAAATAACCCTTGAAGAGATGCAGCAGCAGGCAGAAATGCGCGGGTTAATTAAAGGCAGGGCTGAAGGCGAGGCGAGGGGCAAGGTTGAAGCAACACAGGACGCCATCTGCAAATACCTCAAGAGGAGGTTTGGCGATGCATCAGCCGGCCTGCAGCAGAAAGTCCGGGAGATGACCAGCCTGGAAGTGCTGGACAGCGTCATGGAGGAATTATTTGCCGCCAACACACTGGAAGAAGCCGGGGACATCATCCGGGAAGGTATCAATAAGTCCCTTCAGTAGTCCTGGTGGATGGTGTCGATTGGAGTGCCGGGCACCTAACTTATTATAGTGCCAGACAAATTTTAGCAAGAACCGTCAACCAAAAGGATTTTTGCTAGTTGTGTCGAAAACAACCCATGTGGTTGTTTTTTTCTTTCCTGGAGGTGGTGGTTTGAGTTTAATACAGTTTTACAACGTCACCAAAATTTACCCGCCGAACATCACCGCTTTAGACGACTTAAGCGTGAAGATAGATAAAGGTGAGTTTGTCTTTCTGGTAGGGCCCAGCGGGGCCGGGAAAACCACCTTCATCCGGCTCCTTTTTCGGGAAGAAGTACCGACCAGGGGGCAGATTCTTATCGGCGGCCGGAGCATCGCCCGCCTCAGAAGGAAAGAAGTTCCATATTTAAGGCGCAATATCGGCATTGTTTTCCAGGATTTTCGCTTGTTGCCGGAGTGGACGGTTTTTGAAAATGTAGCCTTCGCCCTGCGGGTGATCGAAACTCCGGCCAGGGAGATCAGGCCCCGGGTGGAAAAGGTTTTGGAACGGGTGGGGTTGAGTCACCGGGCGCGGATGTTTCCCCACCAGCTATCGGGAGGAGAGCAGCAGCGGGCGGCCATCGCTCGGGCCATCGTCAACAACCCCCGCATACTTGTGGCCGACGAACCTACGGGTAACCTCGATCCGGCCACGTCTAGGGAAATCATGAAGCTGCTGGAAGAGATAAACTACCAGGGGACAACGGTAATTATGGCCACCCATGCCTGGGATATCGTCAACAGTATGCGCAAACGCGTCATCGCCCTGCAGCAGGGCCGGCTGGTGCGGGACGACCGGGAGGGGGCCTACGGTTATGAAGTTTAGAACCTTTGGCTATTTCTTCAAGCAGGCGGGGATATCTCTGTGGCGCAATTTCTGGATGAGCCTGGCGGCGGCGGCCAGCGTGGCCATCTCCATGTTTCTCCTGGGGGCCTTTCTCTTACTAGTTTTTAACGTCAATTATATCGCTTCAAGGCTTCAGTCTAACGTAGAAATTGCCGCCTTTTTCCGGGTGGACATGCCCCGACAGGAAGCCTACCAGATTATGGATAGGGTTAAAGGGATGCCCGGAGTAGCGGAAGTCATTTTGGTACCCAAAGAAGAAGGATTGAAAGAATTGAGCCGGCAGTTCGGAGGTGAAGGGGAGCTTTTAGAAGCCACCGGCGGTGTCAACCCCCTCCCCGACTATTTGCGGGTTCGAGTGGCTAATCCAGAAACTATCCATGAAATAGCCCGGGCCATTGCAAACCTCCCGGGGGTGGAAAAGGTTAACTACGGCCAGGAAGTCGTCGAGCGCCTTTTTGCCGTGGTGCGCTGGCTGCGGTGGCTGGGGGCAGGCGTCATCCTGGTGCTGGGGTTGGGCGCCCTTTTCCTGATAGTCCTGACCATCCGTCTTACCGTTTACTCGCGCCGTCGGGAAATTAGCATCATGAAGTATGTCGGGGCAACCGACTGGTTTATCCGCTGGCCCTTTTTTCTGGAAGGCTTATTTTTAGGGCTGGCGGGTTCGGCATGTGCGGCCCTGGCCGTGTATATAAGTTATAAATTGCTGCTGCAAAGGCTGGAAACAGCCCTGGTCTTTATACCCCTCCTTAACGACCAGCAACTTTTATTAAATAGTGTTTTTTGTTTGGCTGCCGGGGGTGCTTTGGTGGGTGCCTTGGGGAGCCTCTTGTCCATCAGGCGCTTTCTTAAAGTATAGGCAAGGCGGAAAGAGGGGGAAGAAGATTTTGCGCAAAAAGATTACGGTCTGGTTACTTATAGTGATTTTTTCTCTGGGTCTCATACCGGCCTACGGCGCCACCCTGGACGAGCTGCAAAAACAGCAGCAGCAGATCCAGAAAAGCATAGAGGAACAGCAGAAACTCCTGGAGCAAAAAAACGATGAAGGAGAAGCCCTCTTAAAGCAACTGGAGCAGTTAGAACAGGAGATCAAAGAGAAGGAAGAAGAGATTGCCAGGTTAGATAAAGAACTGGCGGCAGCCCAGGACAAGGTCCGCCGGGTGACGGATGAGCTCCAGCAGGCCGAAGCCGCCCAGGAAAAACGTATGGAGATCCTCCGCACCCGCCTGAAGGATATCTATCAGGTGGGGCGGGTAAATTACCTGGAAGTCCTCCTTCAGGCTACCAGCCTGGAAGACTTCCTGGTGCGCATGGAGCTTTTAGCCAAGATCGCCCAGGGGGACATGAAGCTCATCGATGAGATCAAAGCTGAAAAGGAAAAAATAGCCGCCCGCAAGGCCGAACTTGAAGCCGAGCGAGATAAAATCGCCCAGCTTCGCCGCAGGGCCGACGACGAGCGGCTGCAGCTGGCCTCCCGTCAGGAAGACCGCCGGCAGCTTCTGGCCCAGGTCGAGGCGGAGAAAAAACGGGTTGCCGCCGCTCTGGATGAGATGGAAGCCCTGGCCCGTCAGATTGCCGCCAAAATCCGGGCCGAGCAGGCCAAAAGCAATCGCCGCTTGGGTCCAGAAGGAACCAGGGGTATGCTCTGGCCCCTGCCTGGATATACGAGCATCTCATCGCCCTTCGGCTGGCGTATCCATCCCCTGTTAAAGACCAACCGCTTCCATGACGGCGTGGATATCCCGGCCCCCATGGGGACGAATATCATTGCACCCCTTGACGGTAAGGTAATTTCCACCGGTTATTTAGGGGGATACGGCAATCACATCGTCATCGATCATGGTGGGGGGTTGTCCACCATGTACGCCCACCTGTCGGTCATTCTGGTACAGGAAGGCCAGGAAGTCAAGAAAGGGCAGGTAATAGGCCGCGTAGGCTCAACGGGCTGGAGCACCGGGCCTCATCTGCACTTTATGGTCCTCCTGCAGGGTGAGCCTACAAACCCCATGAATTATTACTAATCAGTTCCCCTCATACATATAATGTGGGGTGGGATAAGATTTAATCAATAAGCGGGCGGTGGTCGGCTTGCCGAAGGTATGGCGGCAGGTTAAAAGCGGTTTAGTGGCCCTCTGCGTTCTTATCACTTTGACCCTGGTGGTCGGCGTAGCCACCCACTTACAGGAGATACAGCAGCTGGCCAAGACATATACCCTGTTGCGTTATCAGGCCCTGGAGCCGGTAACGACGGACAAGCTTTTAGAAGGGGCCATCAAGGGCATGGTCGATGCCCTTGGTGACCCTTATTCTACTTATCTTGATGCCAATACTTACCGCCATCTCCAGGAAAGCGTCAGCGGCAGCTACGGCGGTGTCGGCCTCCTCATTACGCTGGACGAGAAAGATAGGAGGCTGATGGTCGTTTCTCCCTTCAAGGGGACGCCTGCCCAGCGGGCGGGGATTAAAAGCCGGGATTATATCGTGGCCATCGACGGCCGGGATACCAGCGGTATGGATCTGGAGACGGCTGCCAATCTGATGCAGGGGCAGCCGGGGACTAAGGTGGAACTGACCATTATTCCTGCCGGGGAAAATAAGCCCCGCACGGTAACCCTGGTGAGGGAAGTCATCAAAGTGCCGACGGTAGACGGCAGGATGCTTCCCGGGCATCCCGGCATCGGCTACATCAGCCTTACCATGTTCAACGAACAGACGGCCGGGGATTTGGGAAGGCAACTGGAAGAATTACGACAGCAGGGAATGCAGAAATTGATCCTGGACCTGCGTAACAACCCCGGCGGCGCCCTTTCGGCGGCGGTAGATGTCGCCAGTTACTTCGTGGCTCAGGGGCCGGTAGTCTATATCGCCGACCAGAAAAATACCGAAGCCCTGATGGCCAGGGGCTATGCCAAGCCTTTGCCCCTGGTAGTCCTCGTTAACAAAGGCAGCGCCAGCGCGGCGGAAATCGTCGCTGGGGCCATCAAGGATACGGGCAGCGGTGTTCTGGTCGGGGAAACGACCTTTGGTAAAGGGATCGTGCAAACTATATATCCTTTGTCCGGCGGTACTGCCGTGAAGATTACCACCCATAAATACTTGACGCCGGCCAAGCAGGATATAAACAAAAAGGGGATCACCCCTGATTACGTCGTTCCTATGGACCCTCAACTGGAACAGGAGGTTTTATCCAGAGCACCGGACCTCGAGCGGGACGTCCAGCTCAAAAAAGCCCTTGAGGTGCTGGGGAAATAGTACCAGGAGAGCAGTCAGTCATGGCGGAACGACTTGAAAAGATAGGCGTAAATTGCTTTTTGTACCGCAGGGGTGAATCCCCTGTTCCCATTCATGTATATCTGAGCGAAAAACTATCAAAAACCTTTACAGAAACCGAAGCTCTGGAGCAGCTTTATAACGCCTCCCTTTTACCGGGAGTGGTCGGCCCGGTCATCGGCATGCCCGACATCCATACTGGTTACGGCCTGCCCATCGGTGGGGTGATGGCCTGTGACTATGAGACGGGCATCGTTTCCGCCGGGGCGGTGGGGATGGACATCAACTGCGGTGTGCGGCTGTTGACTACCAAAATCCCGGCGGCTGATGTAGATAAGGCGGTCCTTACAAAGCTCCTCGAGGCCATTGCCCGGCGGGTGCCGGCGGGTGTGGGGCGCGTCAGCCAGGTCAAAGAACTGCGCCGGGCGGATTTAGAAGCCATCGCCGCCGCGGGCGCCGCATACTTTATCCAGAAGGGTTTTGGTCGCCGGGAAGATATGGAGAGGATAGAGGACGGTGGCTGCATCCCGGGTGCCGAGGTGGCGGCCGTGGGCAAGGAAGCCCGGGAAAGGGCTGAACAGCTGGCCACCATCGGCGGCGGTAATCACTTTATAGAAATCGGCAGGGTGGCGGCCGTCCTGGAGGAAGCCCTGGCCGCCCATTTCGGTCTCTATAAAGATTACATTTATGTTTTAATCCATACCGGCAGCAGGGGTTTAGGGCACCAGATCTGTACCGACTACAGCAACCGCATGTGGGCCAACGGCGAACGCAACGGCGTTCGGGCCCCTGTAAAGGGCCTGGCCTGCGCTCCGATTCATTCCAACGACGGCCAGAATTACCTCAAGGCCATGGCCCTGGCCGCTAATTACGCCTTTGCCAACCGCCAGCTTATTACCCACTTCGTCCGGGAAGCCTTTGTGGAGGTATTAAAAAAGCCGGAAGACAATTTGGGACTGGACCTCCTCTACGACGTGGCCCATAATATCGCCAAAAAAGAAAAACACGGC belongs to Moorella humiferrea and includes:
- a CDS encoding copper amine oxidase N-terminal domain-containing protein, whose amino-acid sequence is MKKKIVMLVVTILALALAGATAWAGSNSNVRVLVDGREIHPDVPAYINENNRTMIPYRAVSEALGATVDWNEADRSVTVWYEGRTVVVWIGKNTYTVNGQQKVMDTVPVIKNDRTMIPLRAVAEGLGCRVEWSQRDWTVYVISSKALTGTPAGEILGGNTLVNSYTGTWPVRTPTSLPFTTLQYGLTIYDYQIKDRTVDVRMSTFNSEVLMIKKKDGTWYNSAPSKEAYAGAYTINPDGTVTVHYPLYHLDLSCNPQDIAEMYIGTYGEFVKLP
- a CDS encoding RtcB family protein, whose protein sequence is MAERLEKIGVNCFLYRRGESPVPIHVYLSEKLSKTFTETEALEQLYNASLLPGVVGPVIGMPDIHTGYGLPIGGVMACDYETGIVSAGAVGMDINCGVRLLTTKIPAADVDKAVLTKLLEAIARRVPAGVGRVSQVKELRRADLEAIAAAGAAYFIQKGFGRREDMERIEDGGCIPGAEVAAVGKEARERAEQLATIGGGNHFIEIGRVAAVLEEALAAHFGLYKDYIYVLIHTGSRGLGHQICTDYSNRMWANGERNGVRAPVKGLACAPIHSNDGQNYLKAMALAANYAFANRQLITHFVREAFVEVLKKPEDNLGLDLLYDVAHNIAKKEKHGSRWLLIHRKGATRALPAGHGDNPGCYLATGHPAIIPGSMGTASYVVVGTGAIIKTYCSVNHGAGRVMSRKKARQEFSREDLRRQLGGVVVAARDINLLKDEAPLAYKDIDAVVATLAEAGLTKPVVRLEPMGVLKGEGDEA
- a CDS encoding S41 family peptidase → MVGLPKVWRQVKSGLVALCVLITLTLVVGVATHLQEIQQLAKTYTLLRYQALEPVTTDKLLEGAIKGMVDALGDPYSTYLDANTYRHLQESVSGSYGGVGLLITLDEKDRRLMVVSPFKGTPAQRAGIKSRDYIVAIDGRDTSGMDLETAANLMQGQPGTKVELTIIPAGENKPRTVTLVREVIKVPTVDGRMLPGHPGIGYISLTMFNEQTAGDLGRQLEELRQQGMQKLILDLRNNPGGALSAAVDVASYFVAQGPVVYIADQKNTEALMARGYAKPLPLVVLVNKGSASAAEIVAGAIKDTGSGVLVGETTFGKGIVQTIYPLSGGTAVKITTHKYLTPAKQDINKKGITPDYVVPMDPQLEQEVLSRAPDLERDVQLKKALEVLGK
- the ftsX gene encoding permease-like cell division protein FtsX gives rise to the protein MKFRTFGYFFKQAGISLWRNFWMSLAAAASVAISMFLLGAFLLLVFNVNYIASRLQSNVEIAAFFRVDMPRQEAYQIMDRVKGMPGVAEVILVPKEEGLKELSRQFGGEGELLEATGGVNPLPDYLRVRVANPETIHEIARAIANLPGVEKVNYGQEVVERLFAVVRWLRWLGAGVILVLGLGALFLIVLTIRLTVYSRRREISIMKYVGATDWFIRWPFFLEGLFLGLAGSACAALAVYISYKLLLQRLETALVFIPLLNDQQLLLNSVFCLAAGGALVGALGSLLSIRRFLKV
- the istA gene encoding IS21 family transposase, translating into MYKWQRIKALHAQGVGIRQIARDVGVSRNTVRKYLKEAGPPQFKAREYVKELDKFLEEIKIMLAKGYIGTRIYKELKDKGYQGSLASVHRYLRSIKAEDNAAKLATTRVETGPGKQMQYDWKVWTLPVDGKPLKIYLHEVVLSFSRMKFYTFSLSITTADVIRVLVEAIDFFGGYAPELVIDNGKQMVITHQKDGIVRYNDEFLKFCGLYGIQPSACANYRARTKGKVERPFYYVQEHLLRGLEVGDLNEFAVKLSEFQEAYNKRPHSSLGRPPEEMFAEEKGCLLQIPAVEPAFLHHKEPRKVSNDGYISHDGNLYPVPMRYCLRRVWVENIYGRRLKVYDEAGALLGEFDLDLKKQTARPLHPEHETINRQYQEKKLKLRSALVEKFISAFGEDGQRYLEGLRDKNGANLYWHLAEILSYQDIYNREDIIAAIKECLKIGSYHKNSVKRLLEQKAVAPLSYTCDPASVNMPPGKIKRDLSCYALKESEVAAVS
- the istB gene encoding IS21-like element helper ATPase IstB; protein product: MSNKLTCYLENQMQALKLKGMLAHYQEVTEKASQNNLSYTEYLSLLFEEELKRKNEGTVKTKINKARFPFIKTLEEFDFSFQPSIREKEIIALGSLDFVEKKENIIFLGPPGVGKTHLSVALGIKACMAKYRVAFITAQKLLEELLLSAKDGSLLDKLLSYSRLNLLIIDELGYMPVTKEQANLLFRLVSMRYEKGSIILTSNYNFNEWGEIFSDQVVAAAIIDRLVHHARIFYINGTSYRLKGKLKAANDR
- a CDS encoding murein hydrolase activator EnvC family protein, with protein sequence MRKKITVWLLIVIFSLGLIPAYGATLDELQKQQQQIQKSIEEQQKLLEQKNDEGEALLKQLEQLEQEIKEKEEEIARLDKELAAAQDKVRRVTDELQQAEAAQEKRMEILRTRLKDIYQVGRVNYLEVLLQATSLEDFLVRMELLAKIAQGDMKLIDEIKAEKEKIAARKAELEAERDKIAQLRRRADDERLQLASRQEDRRQLLAQVEAEKKRVAAALDEMEALARQIAAKIRAEQAKSNRRLGPEGTRGMLWPLPGYTSISSPFGWRIHPLLKTNRFHDGVDIPAPMGTNIIAPLDGKVISTGYLGGYGNHIVIDHGGGLSTMYAHLSVILVQEGQEVKKGQVIGRVGSTGWSTGPHLHFMVLLQGEPTNPMNYY
- a CDS encoding Rpn family recombination-promoting nuclease/putative transposase; the encoded protein is MPDKREPHHSHDKGYKQLFSSKRAFLELLKTFVHEEWTKDIDEDSLVRVEKSYILQDFSEKEADIVYRLKTKGNDVIFYVLLELQSTVNYLMPFRLLLYMVEIWRDIYNNTPEGERERKGFRLPAVVPAVLYNGANNWTAALHFKEILAGYRQFEEHVLDFRYILFDINRYDVEELYQAANLVASIFALDQKMDAGELIRRLRKLAGGLKNLGRDEFRQFATWLSHVFKARLPEPVQEKVDRIIGEVNPWEVEKMITNLEITLEEMQQQAEMRGLIKGRAEGEARGKVEATQDAICKYLKRRFGDASAGLQQKVREMTSLEVLDSVMEELFAANTLEEAGDIIREGINKSLQ
- the ftsE gene encoding cell division ATP-binding protein FtsE, producing the protein MSLIQFYNVTKIYPPNITALDDLSVKIDKGEFVFLVGPSGAGKTTFIRLLFREEVPTRGQILIGGRSIARLRRKEVPYLRRNIGIVFQDFRLLPEWTVFENVAFALRVIETPAREIRPRVEKVLERVGLSHRARMFPHQLSGGEQQRAAIARAIVNNPRILVADEPTGNLDPATSREIMKLLEEINYQGTTVIMATHAWDIVNSMRKRVIALQQGRLVRDDREGAYGYEV
- a CDS encoding UPF0236 family transposase-like protein, which produces MKGDWAEVDKALSAAERKSKGVERQRITKLRHYLKNNWEGICQTKATERLGAIEGQVFHHIARRMKRHGARWSNKGADHLARLLAARANGELKEAVRLFWQAQPETIRQAVGDKPIRTEGRKHGQDPEEWLRASVPALYGPASGEPWVKYVLRVLAKELPNIA